The Dermacentor albipictus isolate Rhodes 1998 colony chromosome 2, USDA_Dalb.pri_finalv2, whole genome shotgun sequence genome has a segment encoding these proteins:
- the LOC139056196 gene encoding histone H3.v1-like has protein sequence MADMTGSNPDSSRERSRQGKWRILSRWSASRSASQSTTLSSDILKISDREDDESRGPAVPRPRSPRRESAKRKLQTRPSSGTLARDSSGDKPAEPSPVPSQADSTGPSGRQSSFWRTSYQPDEGSSVHRGPAGSPGASGRQSFWSRGEDSSGLHRAPPAFSPRLRVSGARQPDASLQHPAGSQPTRSAASTPRRGEPASEPRAKRATRSTSGKNDASRAKPVAEVDRATQGRTSSSISRPSKQRKQGTAAKRPVGYKVLKEILRLRASTRKLIPRQPFERVVREIVRRHTTDGHDLRIARAAFEALQEASEATVVAVLEGAGVNAHRAGRATTTTRDMATVLADIRNYGMLHSSLCA, from the coding sequence ATGGCGGACATGACAGGGAGCAACCCGGACTCATCGAGGGAACGGTCACGTCAGGGCAAGTGGCGAATTCTCTCAAGATGGTCGGCGTCGAGATCGGCGTCGCAATCAACAACCCTCAGCTCGGACATATTGAAAATAAGCGACCGAGAAGACGACGAATCGCGTGGCCCAGCAGTGCCTCGACCACGAAGCCCGCGACGCGAAAGTGCGAAAAGAAAACTGCAAACTAGGCCCTCATCAGGAACGCTGGCTCGGGACTCATCTGGTGACAAGCCTGCAGAGCCATCTCCGGTGCCTTCACAGGCTGATAGTACAGGACCATCCGGACGCCAGTCGTCATTCTGGCGCACGTCTTATCAACCTGACGAGGGCAGTTCGGTACATCGCGGTCCCGCCGGCAGTCCAGGAGCATCAGGACGCCAGTCGTTCTGGAGTCGTGGTGAGGACAGTTCGGGACTTCACAGGGCACCGCCGGCCTTCTCACCGCGACTCAGAGTCAGCGGCGCGAGACAGCCAGATGCCAGTTTGCAGCATCCTGCCGGAAGTCAGCCGACACGGAGCGCCGCAAGCACGCCTCGCCGTGGGGAACCTGCTTCAGAACCACGCGCTAAACGTGCTACGAGGTCAACGAGCGGCAAGAACGATGCGTCCAGGGCAAAACCCGTCGCCGAAGTCGACAGGGCAACGCAGGGGCGCACGTCGTCGTCCATTTCGCGGCCGTCCAAGCAACGAAAGCAGGGAACCGCAGCGAAAAGGCCAGTAGGATACAAAGTGCTCAAGGAAATATTGCGGTTACGTGCGAGTACGCGAAAGCTAATCCCGCGCCAGCCATTCGAGAGAGTGGTGCGCGAGATCGTTCGGCGCCACACGACAGATGGTCACGATTTGCGGATAGCAAGAGCAGCCTTTGAAGCACTGCAGGAGGCCAGTGAAGCAACCGTTGTGGCAGTTCTCGAAGGTGCAGGCGTGAATGCTCACAGAGCTGGCCGCGCTACCACCACGACGCGGGACATGGCAACAGTGCTGGCCGACATAAGAAATTATGGAATGCTTCACTCTTCTCTTTGTGCATAA